Proteins encoded within one genomic window of Tolypothrix bouteillei VB521301:
- a CDS encoding P-loop NTPase family protein, protein MIAQLETSSENSTLDLPYSMKGLVQVFTSPHRSFFTSVMAQSLRIAGQGTPVLVVQFLKGGIHQGHDRPMRLGQKLDWIRCDLPRCIDTPQVDETEAQSLQKLWQYTQKVIFEDKYSLVVLDELSLAIHFGLIPETEVLAFLANRPSHIDIIFTGPEMPQSILDIADQISEIRRSHQP, encoded by the coding sequence ATGATTGCTCAGCTAGAAACTTCCAGTGAAAATTCAACTCTTGACTTGCCGTATTCCATGAAAGGGTTAGTACAAGTTTTTACAAGTCCTCACCGTAGCTTTTTTACCAGTGTTATGGCTCAATCACTGAGGATAGCAGGTCAGGGTACACCCGTGCTAGTTGTACAATTTCTTAAGGGTGGCATTCATCAGGGACACGATCGCCCAATGCGGTTGGGACAAAAATTAGATTGGATACGTTGCGATTTACCTCGATGCATTGATACACCACAGGTGGACGAAACCGAAGCGCAATCTTTACAAAAGTTATGGCAATACACGCAAAAAGTTATCTTCGAGGATAAGTATTCTCTCGTTGTCTTGGATGAACTTAGCCTAGCCATTCACTTTGGCTTAATTCCTGAAACAGAAGTTTTGGCATTTTTGGCAAATCGTCCGTCACACATTGATATTATTTTTACGGGCCCAGAAATGCCCCAGTCTATTCTAGATATAGCAGATCAGATTTCAGAAATTCGTCGCAGCCATCAGCCTTAG
- the dcd gene encoding dCTP deaminase, producing MIKNDKWIIEQAEKGMIVPFEKSLIRQLENRKVISFGLSSYGYDLSLSELDFRVFRHIPGTIVDPKRFNPKNLETAVLQEDEDGSKYFVIPANAYGLGVSREKVSMPKNVTAICVGKSTLARCGIIANITPIEAGWEGYITLEFSNASSADCRIYANEGVVQLLFFEGDPCATSYADRNGKYQNQQAMVTLAKI from the coding sequence ATGATTAAGAATGATAAATGGATTATTGAGCAAGCAGAAAAGGGAATGATTGTTCCTTTTGAAAAGTCTTTGATTCGACAACTTGAGAATCGAAAAGTCATAAGTTTTGGTCTTAGTTCTTATGGTTATGACTTATCCTTAAGTGAATTGGATTTTCGCGTGTTTCGCCACATTCCGGGTACAATTGTAGACCCCAAACGCTTCAATCCTAAAAATTTAGAAACAGCTGTTCTTCAGGAAGATGAAGATGGTTCAAAGTACTTTGTCATACCAGCCAACGCCTACGGACTTGGAGTGAGTCGTGAAAAAGTCTCAATGCCTAAAAATGTGACAGCAATTTGCGTAGGCAAATCTACCCTTGCGAGATGCGGGATAATTGCTAACATAACTCCTATTGAAGCTGGTTGGGAAGGATACATTACTCTAGAATTCAGTAATGCTTCTAGTGCAGACTGTCGCATTTATGCAAATGAAGGGGTTGTTCAGCTACTCTTCTTTGAAGGAGATCCTTGTGCTACTTCATACGCAGATCGTAATGGGAAATACCAAAATCAACAAGCTATGGTTACTCTTGCTAAAATCTGA
- a CDS encoding thymidylate synthase, giving the protein MTVSAFQFKYKALYKPNQLIYGQGQTVIVTGWTVKSTVQKHLLPEEYAVIGQLYSPTRGLNLLIRNLLLNPHVRYLVILNATKEDKNAGACECLLDFFRNGFEKGVSDTGRQCWVVKSSYSGYIDIEVDAIALQNLRQSVEYREAKSIAEAVSSVKSYAQQGAMEPWGSPLEFDLSGVESAILPGERYGHRIEGKTIAETWVKIIHLIKTTGTLRPTAYDGQWQELIDLMAIVTSEPENFYFPEPNYLPIDRSFLQEYVSQILDDAPQHEGVKYTYGQRLRSHFGRDQIQLCIDKLVKDINSARVVMSLWDVGNDANDSPPCLNHIWVRVVDSELSLTATFRSNDMFSAWCANAMGLRALQMHIRDKINKSAAYNLKLGPLVTVSQSAHIYDDCFENAEKVIKTYYPKICQQRDYSDPSGSFTIVVQNEEIVVEHMTPGSGEVVNCYSGKSAKQILTWIAADCPALQVEHAMYLGRELQKAELALSSTGELIYEQDRPLKKFVTIN; this is encoded by the coding sequence ATGACCGTAAGCGCATTTCAGTTTAAATATAAAGCACTGTACAAGCCCAATCAGTTAATTTACGGGCAGGGACAAACAGTGATCGTGACAGGATGGACGGTAAAGAGTACAGTGCAAAAGCACTTGCTACCAGAAGAGTATGCAGTTATTGGACAGTTGTACTCTCCTACACGAGGACTGAACTTACTGATTCGCAATTTGCTTCTTAACCCCCACGTTCGTTACTTGGTGATATTGAATGCGACGAAGGAAGACAAGAATGCAGGTGCGTGTGAATGCTTGCTAGACTTCTTCCGCAATGGTTTTGAAAAAGGTGTCAGTGATACTGGGCGACAGTGCTGGGTTGTGAAGTCTTCGTATTCTGGATACATCGATATTGAGGTTGATGCGATCGCATTACAGAACCTGCGACAGTCAGTGGAGTATCGTGAAGCCAAATCCATTGCTGAAGCGGTATCTTCTGTGAAGTCCTATGCTCAACAAGGAGCCATGGAACCTTGGGGATCGCCTTTAGAATTTGATCTGTCTGGTGTTGAGTCTGCGATTTTACCAGGGGAACGGTACGGACATAGAATTGAGGGAAAAACCATTGCTGAAACATGGGTAAAAATTATTCATCTCATTAAGACAACGGGGACTCTTCGACCAACTGCATATGATGGACAATGGCAAGAATTGATCGATCTGATGGCAATTGTTACCTCAGAACCAGAAAATTTTTATTTTCCAGAACCCAATTATTTACCAATTGACCGAAGCTTTCTGCAAGAATATGTTTCTCAAATTTTAGATGATGCTCCCCAACATGAAGGTGTTAAATATACTTACGGGCAGAGATTGCGTTCTCATTTTGGGCGGGATCAAATTCAGTTGTGTATTGACAAACTTGTCAAGGATATCAATTCAGCAAGAGTCGTGATGTCTTTGTGGGATGTGGGGAATGATGCCAATGATAGCCCACCTTGTCTTAACCATATTTGGGTGAGAGTCGTTGATAGCGAGCTATCTCTCACAGCAACTTTCCGCAGTAATGATATGTTCTCAGCATGGTGTGCAAATGCTATGGGTTTGAGAGCATTGCAAATGCACATTAGAGATAAAATTAATAAAAGTGCGGCATATAATTTGAAACTGGGTCCGCTTGTTACTGTTAGTCAAAGCGCTCACATATATGATGATTGTTTTGAGAACGCTGAAAAAGTTATAAAAACTTACTACCCTAAAATTTGCCAACAACGTGACTATAGCGATCCCTCAGGTAGTTTTACGATTGTAGTACAAAATGAGGAAATTGTTGTCGAACACATGACGCCCGGTTCGGGAGAAGTTGTTAATTGTTATTCGGGAAAATCTGCCAAACAAATTTTAACCTGGATCGCAGCAGATTGTCCTGCCTTGCAAGTCGAACACGCCATGTATTTGGGAAGAGAGTTGCAGAAAGCAGAGCTTGCTTTGTCAAGTACAGGAGAGTTGATATACGAGCAAGACCGACCGTTAAAGAAATTTGTTACTATTAACTGA
- a CDS encoding chlorophyll a/b-binding protein, whose protein sequence is MQYRGAIVDEAGKMNNFAIEPKVYVDEQGDRTGFTPYAELTNGRLAMIGFVSLIALEVFTGHGIFGLLQNL, encoded by the coding sequence ATGCAGTATAGAGGTGCCATAGTTGACGAAGCAGGTAAAATGAACAATTTTGCCATCGAGCCTAAAGTCTACGTAGACGAGCAAGGCGATCGCACTGGTTTTACTCCTTACGCCGAACTTACCAACGGTCGTTTGGCGATGATTGGCTTTGTGTCTCTAATAGCGTTAGAAGTGTTTACAGGTCATGGAATCTTTGGTTTACTACAAAACCTGTAA
- a CDS encoding YidH family protein → MNKTPNIDRQREHQANERTFLAWLRTSIALIGFGFALARFGLFLRQLNFTLTQQEPVPHPVFNSENLGITLVIFGIVTIALAAWQYNQVFQQIEQGNYQPKRFTVWLMTGFVIFFGFLSLPMLLVRERLFTHPSKLPIQPQSRNWR, encoded by the coding sequence ATGAATAAAACGCCCAATATAGATCGTCAAAGGGAGCACCAAGCTAATGAACGCACATTTCTAGCTTGGCTACGCACTTCAATAGCGCTGATAGGCTTTGGTTTTGCTCTGGCTCGCTTTGGTTTGTTTTTACGCCAGCTGAACTTTACTCTGACTCAACAAGAACCCGTACCGCATCCAGTGTTTAACTCAGAGAATTTGGGCATAACTTTAGTCATCTTTGGTATTGTGACTATTGCCTTAGCAGCATGGCAGTACAATCAAGTTTTCCAGCAGATCGAACAGGGAAATTATCAACCCAAACGCTTCACTGTTTGGCTAATGACCGGATTTGTTATATTTTTTGGATTCCTGAGTTTACCAATGCTCCTCGTTCGAGAGAGATTGTTTACCCATCCTTCAAAACTTCCCATACAGCCCCAGTCACGCAATTGGCGTTAA
- a CDS encoding thioredoxin family protein, which produces MALTASTMLPLGTQAPDFELPDVRTGETISLSSFTGKKALLIMFICQHCPFVKHVKQELAQLGKDYLSKDLAIVAISANDAKNYPDDSPESLKKMAVELDFNFPLCYDDSQETAKAYTAACTPDFFLFDADRRLAYRGQLDDSRPSNGKPVTGADLRAAIEAVLAERSLLSEQKPSVGCNIKWKPGNAPSYFG; this is translated from the coding sequence ATGGCTTTAACTGCTTCAACGATGTTACCGCTAGGTACTCAAGCACCGGATTTTGAGTTACCGGATGTCAGAACTGGGGAAACAATTTCGCTTTCTAGCTTCACGGGGAAGAAAGCGCTATTGATTATGTTTATCTGTCAGCATTGCCCGTTTGTAAAGCATGTAAAACAAGAACTGGCACAATTGGGTAAAGATTATCTCAGTAAAGATTTGGCAATTGTTGCTATCAGTGCTAACGATGCTAAAAACTACCCAGATGATTCACCTGAGTCATTAAAGAAAATGGCTGTAGAGCTAGATTTTAACTTTCCCCTTTGTTACGACGACAGCCAAGAAACAGCAAAAGCGTACACCGCCGCTTGCACTCCCGATTTCTTCTTATTTGATGCCGATCGCAGGTTAGCTTATAGGGGACAATTAGATGATAGCCGTCCGAGTAATGGGAAACCCGTAACAGGTGCAGATTTACGTGCTGCTATAGAAGCTGTATTAGCAGAGCGATCGCTCTTAAGCGAGCAAAAGCCAAGTGTCGGTTGCAATATCAAATGGAAACCTGGTAACGCACCAAGTTATTTTGGCTAA
- the aroA gene encoding 3-phosphoshikimate 1-carboxyvinyltransferase — translation MSASVITVEIGDNTSQNLIIKRPTTGLSLQGRIRVPGDKSISHRALMLGALASGETTIKGLLLGEDPCSTASCFQAMGAEISELNTELVKVKGIGLGNLQEPIDVLNAGNSGTTIRLMLGLLASHPGRFFTVTGDNSLRSRPMSRVVKPLQEMGAQIWGRKGNSLAPLAVQGTALKPIHFNSPIASAQVKSCILLAGLLTEGKTTVTEPALSRDHSERMLKAFGAELTVDPETNSVTVTGPSQLHGQTVIVPGDISSAAFWLVAGAIVPNSELTIENVGVNPTRTGILEALEMMGADIQQVQERTVAGEPVADLRVRSSRLKSCTIAGDIIPRLIDEIPILAVAAAFAEGTTVIRDAEELRVKESDRIAVMAHQLNKMGAKVTELPDGMEITGGTPLSGAEVDSYTDHRIAMSLAIAALNASGATHIQRAEAAAVSYPEFVATLQQVCRS, via the coding sequence ATGTCAGCTTCTGTTATAACTGTAGAAATCGGGGACAATACTTCTCAAAACTTAATCATTAAACGACCAACGACTGGATTATCTTTACAAGGTCGTATCCGAGTTCCTGGGGACAAATCCATTTCCCACAGAGCTTTAATGTTGGGTGCTCTAGCATCTGGGGAAACCACAATTAAAGGTTTGCTTTTGGGGGAAGATCCTTGCAGCACAGCGAGTTGTTTCCAAGCCATGGGCGCAGAAATTTCCGAATTAAATACGGAACTCGTGAAGGTGAAAGGTATTGGTTTGGGAAACTTACAAGAACCCATTGATGTCCTCAATGCGGGAAACTCTGGAACAACAATCCGTCTCATGCTGGGGCTTCTCGCATCTCATCCAGGACGTTTCTTTACTGTCACGGGAGATAATTCACTGCGATCGCGTCCCATGTCTCGTGTTGTTAAACCTTTACAAGAAATGGGAGCACAAATTTGGGGGCGGAAGGGAAATTCCCTAGCTCCTCTGGCTGTTCAAGGAACAGCTCTCAAGCCCATCCACTTTAATTCTCCCATTGCTTCAGCACAAGTCAAATCCTGCATTCTGCTTGCAGGTTTATTAACAGAGGGAAAAACAACAGTTACCGAACCAGCCCTTTCCCGCGATCACAGCGAGCGAATGTTAAAGGCTTTTGGAGCAGAATTAACTGTAGACCCGGAAACCAACAGCGTCACTGTCACCGGACCATCTCAACTTCACGGACAAACAGTGATTGTACCGGGAGATATCAGTTCTGCTGCTTTTTGGTTGGTCGCAGGAGCGATCGTACCAAATTCGGAATTGACCATTGAAAATGTTGGCGTTAATCCCACCCGTACTGGCATTTTAGAAGCGTTGGAAATGATGGGTGCTGATATCCAGCAAGTGCAGGAGCGCACGGTAGCAGGAGAACCAGTAGCAGATTTACGGGTACGTTCCAGTCGTTTGAAGAGTTGCACCATTGCAGGCGACATAATACCCAGGTTGATTGATGAGATTCCTATTTTGGCAGTTGCAGCAGCTTTTGCAGAAGGAACAACAGTGATTCGAGATGCTGAAGAATTGCGAGTCAAGGAAAGCGATCGCATTGCTGTGATGGCTCATCAACTTAATAAAATGGGAGCAAAAGTGACAGAGTTACCCGATGGGATGGAAATTACTGGAGGTACTCCTCTTTCAGGTGCTGAAGTCGATAGTTATACCGATCACCGAATTGCAATGAGTTTGGCGATCGCAGCCCTCAATGCTTCTGGAGCCACTCACATCCAGCGTGCGGAAGCGGCTGCTGTTTCTTACCCAGAATTTGTTGCTACCTTACAACAAGTTTGTCGCAGCTAA
- a CDS encoding glutathione S-transferase family protein, producing the protein MSLGILKDGQWVSQREQEDSQGKFIRPSTTFRNKITADGSSGFKAEPGRYHLYISWACPWANRTAILRELKGLQDVIGLSVVAPEMRDNGWEFSDEPGCIPDTINSTQYLWQLYLKADPNYTGRVTVPVLWDAQNGTIVNNESREIIRMLDTEFDAFAKHDVNFYPKDLQKSVDETIDAIYQPINNGVYRAGFATTQSAYDEAVTELFAALDRWEKLLGKQRYLCGDQITEADWCLFTTLFRFDAVYYVHFKCNLRRITEFHNLWNYLKDLYQQPGVKETCNLDHIKRHYYKSHPKVNPTRIVPKGPIIDFDAPHDRLTLTERR; encoded by the coding sequence ATGAGCTTGGGAATCCTGAAAGATGGTCAGTGGGTATCGCAACGGGAGCAAGAGGACTCACAAGGAAAATTTATCCGTCCCTCAACAACCTTTCGCAACAAAATTACAGCTGACGGTTCTAGTGGGTTCAAAGCTGAACCGGGACGCTACCATTTGTACATCTCTTGGGCTTGTCCTTGGGCAAACCGCACTGCCATTCTCCGCGAATTGAAAGGACTGCAAGATGTCATTGGTCTTTCGGTAGTTGCACCAGAAATGCGGGACAACGGTTGGGAATTTTCTGATGAACCGGGATGCATTCCCGATACAATTAACAGCACTCAGTATTTATGGCAACTTTATCTCAAAGCCGACCCCAATTATACCGGACGAGTCACGGTTCCCGTTTTATGGGATGCACAAAATGGCACAATAGTCAATAATGAATCCCGAGAAATTATACGGATGTTGGACACCGAGTTTGATGCTTTTGCCAAGCACGATGTCAATTTTTATCCAAAAGACTTGCAGAAATCTGTAGATGAGACCATTGATGCCATTTACCAACCTATCAATAATGGCGTGTACCGGGCTGGATTCGCTACAACTCAGTCAGCCTATGATGAAGCAGTGACTGAATTATTTGCAGCTCTCGATCGTTGGGAGAAACTTTTAGGAAAACAACGCTATTTGTGTGGAGATCAAATCACTGAAGCAGATTGGTGTCTGTTTACAACTCTGTTTCGCTTTGACGCAGTTTACTACGTGCATTTTAAGTGCAATTTACGCCGGATTACTGAGTTTCACAATCTCTGGAATTATCTTAAAGATCTCTATCAACAGCCAGGAGTTAAAGAAACTTGTAATCTCGACCATATTAAACGGCACTATTACAAAAGTCATCCCAAAGTCAATCCCACTCGGATTGTTCCCAAAGGACCGATTATTGATTTTGATGCTCCTCACGATCGCCTAACACTGACCGAGCGTCGGTGA
- the gatC gene encoding Asp-tRNA(Asn)/Glu-tRNA(Gln) amidotransferase subunit GatC yields the protein MIDREQVRKVALLARLELTPEEEEKFTTQLGDILDYVQQLNALDVTDVPPTTRAIDVSNVTRPDRLQPYSDREAILQSAPEQEGEFFKVPKILNPEE from the coding sequence ATGATTGACCGCGAACAAGTCCGCAAAGTCGCTCTTTTAGCTCGGTTAGAGTTAACACCAGAAGAGGAAGAGAAATTCACCACACAGCTCGGAGATATTCTTGACTACGTGCAGCAACTGAATGCATTAGATGTGACTGATGTACCACCCACAACACGGGCTATTGATGTCAGTAATGTAACACGACCCGATCGGCTGCAACCCTACAGCGATCGCGAAGCCATTCTTCAGAGCGCACCCGAGCAAGAAGGTGAGTTTTTCAAGGTTCCCAAAATACTCAATCCTGAAGAGTAA
- a CDS encoding photosystem I assembly protein Ycf3 has protein sequence MPRTQKNDNFIDKTFTVMADLILKILPANKRAKEAFVYYRDGMSAQSEGEYAEALENYQEALELEEDTNDRSYILYNMGLIHASNGEHDKALELYHQALECNPRLPQALNNIAVIYHYQGEKAKEAGNEDLGESLFDQAADYWIRAIRLAPNNYIEAQNWLKTTGRSQIDVFF, from the coding sequence ATGCCAAGAACTCAGAAGAACGACAATTTCATTGACAAAACCTTTACAGTTATGGCAGATCTAATCCTTAAGATTCTGCCAGCTAATAAGAGAGCTAAAGAAGCCTTTGTTTACTACCGAGATGGAATGTCGGCGCAGTCAGAAGGAGAATACGCTGAAGCTCTAGAAAACTATCAAGAAGCTCTCGAATTGGAAGAAGATACCAACGATCGCAGCTACATTCTCTACAACATGGGATTAATTCACGCCAGCAATGGCGAGCACGACAAAGCATTGGAATTGTATCATCAAGCTTTAGAATGCAATCCCCGCCTACCCCAAGCCTTAAATAACATTGCCGTTATTTACCACTATCAAGGAGAAAAGGCAAAAGAAGCAGGAAACGAAGACCTTGGAGAATCGCTGTTTGACCAAGCTGCAGATTATTGGATTAGAGCAATCCGCTTAGCTCCCAATAACTACATTGAAGCCCAAAACTGGCTGAAGACAACCGGACGCTCTCAAATTGACGTATTCTTTTAG
- a CDS encoding SOS response-associated peptidase: MCGRFTLSQSATALAQSFHVEISDLEPKYNIAPTQMVWAVLYDQTSEKRKLQQLRWGLIPSWAKEPGMGAKLINARAETVAEKPAFRSAFKRRRCLIVADGFYEWQQRDGKKQPFYFRLQNGEAFGFAGLWEEWQSPADQTVSSCTILTTKANELLEPVHDRMPVILARKDYDLWLAPQVQTPEMVQQLMQPYPSEAMTAYPVSTAVNNPKHDSPDCIQALSAKM, from the coding sequence ATGTGTGGAAGATTTACTTTGAGCCAGTCAGCAACAGCTTTAGCACAAAGCTTCCATGTGGAAATTTCTGACTTGGAGCCGAAATATAACATTGCACCTACGCAAATGGTATGGGCAGTCTTGTACGACCAAACCAGTGAAAAGCGTAAATTACAGCAGTTACGATGGGGTTTGATTCCTTCATGGGCAAAAGAGCCAGGAATGGGAGCAAAACTGATTAATGCAAGAGCAGAAACAGTAGCAGAGAAACCTGCTTTCCGTTCGGCGTTTAAACGGCGACGTTGTTTAATAGTGGCAGACGGTTTTTACGAATGGCAGCAACGTGACGGGAAAAAACAGCCGTTCTATTTTCGCCTACAAAATGGGGAAGCTTTTGGGTTTGCAGGATTGTGGGAGGAATGGCAATCGCCCGCAGACCAAACCGTATCATCCTGTACAATTTTGACAACAAAGGCAAACGAATTACTCGAACCAGTACACGATCGCATGCCAGTGATTCTCGCTCGGAAAGATTACGATTTGTGGTTGGCTCCGCAGGTGCAAACGCCAGAGATGGTACAACAACTAATGCAACCCTACCCATCTGAAGCAATGACTGCCTATCCTGTAAGCACTGCAGTAAACAATCCCAAGCACGATAGCCCAGATTGTATTCAAGCATTAAGCGCGAAAATGTAG
- a CDS encoding glutathione S-transferase family protein encodes METLRLYDFLPSGNGYKIRLLLTQIGIPFERVEVNITNGETRTAEFLSKNPNGKIPVLEIQPGKYLTESNAILVYLSEGTEFLPYDPYSRAKVLQWLFFEQYSHEPYIATPRFWISILGKAEEYTTAIEQKREQGYAALKVMENHLSNHHFFVGDRYTIADIGLFAYTHVAEEGGFNLSPFPKIQAWIERVKAQPGHISITEEIKTFQTVEL; translated from the coding sequence ATGGAAACCCTGCGTTTGTATGATTTTTTACCCTCAGGCAATGGCTACAAGATACGTCTTTTATTGACACAAATTGGCATCCCATTTGAGAGGGTAGAGGTTAATATTACCAATGGTGAAACCCGAACAGCAGAATTTTTAAGTAAAAATCCAAACGGTAAAATTCCTGTTTTGGAAATTCAACCAGGGAAATACTTAACAGAATCAAATGCCATTCTGGTGTATCTTAGTGAAGGAACGGAGTTCTTACCCTACGATCCCTATTCACGAGCAAAAGTACTACAGTGGTTGTTTTTTGAGCAGTACAGCCACGAACCTTACATTGCTACACCAAGATTTTGGATTTCCATACTAGGTAAAGCTGAAGAGTACACTACAGCTATAGAGCAAAAACGCGAACAAGGTTACGCAGCTCTTAAAGTCATGGAAAACCATTTATCAAATCACCATTTTTTTGTAGGAGACCGATACACAATTGCTGATATTGGTTTATTTGCTTACACTCATGTAGCTGAGGAAGGAGGATTTAACCTATCGCCCTTTCCTAAAATACAAGCTTGGATAGAACGAGTGAAAGCACAACCAGGACATATCAGTATCACGGAAGAAATTAAAACATTTCAAACTGTCGAGTTGTGA
- a CDS encoding DUF167 domain-containing protein yields MQKKVKVKPNSKVAKIEEEADGSLTVHLKSPPVDGKANEELIRLLAAKFDVPKSCIRIKLGLSSRQKLVEIDTHQ; encoded by the coding sequence ATGCAAAAAAAAGTCAAAGTTAAACCCAATTCAAAAGTTGCCAAAATAGAAGAAGAAGCTGATGGAAGTCTTACAGTGCATCTAAAATCTCCACCTGTAGATGGTAAGGCGAATGAAGAGTTAATTCGATTGCTCGCAGCAAAATTTGACGTGCCAAAATCCTGTATTAGGATTAAGTTGGGTTTATCGTCACGGCAAAAGTTAGTTGAAATTGATACTCATCAGTGA
- a CDS encoding DUF2809 domain-containing protein has product MLSRQTPNFHILLSLLIVTAMGFFFKYYVGPGDGWLNNYGSAVFYEIFWCLFAFIFFKGQAAIWQIPLWVFLITCMLEFLQLWHPPLLEQFRATLIGQWLLGTTFTWWDFPHYLLGCVLGWLWLQKLPYKGSKVKGNV; this is encoded by the coding sequence ATGCTGTCCAGACAAACACCAAACTTTCACATCCTCTTATCTTTGCTCATCGTTACCGCGATGGGTTTTTTCTTTAAGTATTATGTCGGTCCTGGCGATGGATGGTTAAACAATTATGGATCTGCTGTTTTTTACGAAATTTTTTGGTGCTTATTTGCATTTATATTTTTTAAAGGTCAAGCAGCTATCTGGCAAATTCCCTTATGGGTTTTTCTTATCACTTGTATGCTGGAATTTTTACAATTATGGCATCCACCTCTATTAGAGCAATTCCGCGCTACCTTGATAGGTCAGTGGTTGCTTGGTACGACTTTTACTTGGTGGGATTTTCCCCATTACTTGTTGGGCTGTGTTTTGGGGTGGTTGTGGTTGCAAAAATTACCATATAAAGGCAGCAAGGTAAAAGGTAATGTTTGA
- a CDS encoding DUF2231 domain-containing protein codes for MTETQERNTTPYPNIPAFLESDNREFRDTGIPSTVSVVGHPIHPILVQFPIAFLVGALLTDAVFWFTGDVFWAKASFWLIVGGLVGGLVAALTGILDFLRIPRVRKRTAGWAHMFLNIAALLLTVINLAVRWNNPISAVLPWGLVISVLVATLLGVSGWYGGELIYRHKISVIGNGNPNYP; via the coding sequence ATGACGGAAACTCAAGAAAGAAACACAACACCCTATCCAAATATTCCTGCTTTTCTAGAAAGTGATAACAGAGAATTTAGAGACACTGGTATCCCGAGTACGGTTTCAGTGGTAGGACACCCCATTCACCCAATTCTCGTTCAATTCCCGATCGCTTTCCTTGTAGGAGCACTGTTAACTGATGCAGTCTTCTGGTTCACTGGAGATGTTTTTTGGGCAAAAGCTTCTTTTTGGTTAATTGTTGGTGGATTAGTAGGGGGTCTTGTAGCAGCTTTGACTGGTATTTTGGATTTTCTCAGAATACCTAGAGTCCGCAAGCGTACTGCAGGTTGGGCGCATATGTTTCTCAATATTGCAGCTCTTTTACTGACTGTTATTAATCTTGCAGTCCGTTGGAATAACCCTATATCGGCTGTATTGCCTTGGGGACTTGTTATTTCAGTTCTTGTTGCTACTCTTCTTGGTGTCTCTGGTTGGTATGGTGGCGAATTAATTTATCGCCATAAAATTTCAGTCATTGGCAATGGTAACCCAAATTACCCGTAG
- a CDS encoding DUF2993 domain-containing protein: MPDNPGLGEHALNKAAEIGLSSQLDEVENLDVNIQTDPFKLIQGEVDSVTIEGEGLVMQKDLRMQEMEMHTGSVAINPLSAAFGKIELTKPAKGTARVVLTQEDINRAFNSDYVRSQLQEQKIHINGQSRTIVTQQVDFRLPGNNKVTLSANVILKETNENHKVAFSAVPKVSGNGQTVSLENVEYAETQEVSPELTKALVNATSKILNLSNFDLEGMTLRIKQLEAEQGKLIIQAEAFVEQIPTG; this comes from the coding sequence ATGCCCGATAATCCGGGACTTGGCGAGCATGCACTAAACAAAGCCGCAGAAATAGGTCTATCCAGCCAATTAGATGAAGTAGAAAATTTGGATGTAAATATTCAAACCGATCCCTTCAAACTCATTCAGGGTGAAGTGGATTCAGTGACTATTGAAGGCGAAGGTTTGGTTATGCAAAAAGACCTTCGCATGCAGGAAATGGAAATGCATACGGGTAGCGTAGCTATCAATCCCCTAAGTGCTGCTTTTGGAAAGATAGAACTTACCAAACCAGCAAAAGGAACTGCCAGGGTTGTTTTAACTCAAGAAGATATTAACCGTGCCTTTAACTCTGACTATGTTCGCTCTCAATTGCAAGAGCAAAAAATTCATATCAACGGGCAATCTAGAACAATTGTTACTCAACAAGTTGATTTTCGGTTACCCGGTAATAACAAAGTTACGTTAAGCGCTAACGTGATTTTAAAAGAAACTAATGAAAATCACAAAGTAGCCTTTTCCGCAGTACCTAAAGTTAGCGGAAACGGGCAAACAGTGAGTTTGGAAAATGTGGAATATGCCGAGACTCAAGAAGTATCTCCCGAACTCACAAAAGCTTTGGTAAATGCAACTAGTAAAATTTTAAATTTGAGTAATTTCGATTTAGAAGGAATGACCCTCCGAATTAAACAACTAGAAGCTGAACAAGGCAAACTCATTATCCAAGCAGAAGCTTTTGTGGAGCAAATTCCTACAGGCTAG